A DNA window from Niabella yanshanensis contains the following coding sequences:
- a CDS encoding TapB family protein gives MRVLIFILLLAVSSGIYAQCNYYYLQNNKTVTMAMYDRKGNQDGKYVYKVSGVAKTGGTTSANVKSEVFDKKGKLLGGGAGTMQCKSGQLLIDMKMMMNPQQTQQFKNAEVDGKGAFMEYPSSLHVGETLSDASFNMDMKAESGLMANISIDITNRKVEAKEKITTPAGSWDAYKITYDSKMIMNMGIAIPVKMQMTEWFVPDFGVVKSSSKWGTQELISIE, from the coding sequence ATGCGGGTCCTTATTTTTATATTGCTGTTAGCGGTCAGTTCGGGTATTTATGCGCAGTGTAATTACTATTATTTACAAAATAATAAAACGGTTACCATGGCTATGTACGACAGAAAGGGTAACCAGGATGGGAAATATGTTTATAAAGTATCGGGTGTAGCCAAAACAGGAGGAACGACCAGCGCTAATGTAAAATCTGAAGTATTTGATAAAAAAGGAAAATTGTTGGGAGGCGGCGCCGGCACGATGCAGTGCAAAAGTGGCCAGCTGCTGATTGATATGAAGATGATGATGAACCCGCAGCAAACGCAGCAGTTTAAAAATGCCGAAGTGGATGGAAAGGGTGCCTTTATGGAGTATCCCTCCTCGTTACATGTAGGCGAGACTTTAAGCGATGCCAGTTTTAATATGGATATGAAAGCCGAGTCGGGTTTGATGGCTAATATTAGCATTGATATTACTAACCGTAAAGTGGAGGCAAAGGAAAAGATCACAACGCCCGCAGGAAGCTGGGATGCTTATAAAATTACCTACGACTCTAAAATGATCATGAATATGGGCATTGCTATTCCTGTGAAAATGCAAATGACCGAATGGTTTGTACCTGATTTTGGTGTGGTAAAAAGTAGTTCCAAATGGGGCACACAAGAGCTCATTTCGATTGAATAG
- a CDS encoding pirin family protein, which produces MKKSIERVITRPTQAGMVGDGFRVFNFIPRGVTQQRLSPFLMLDFAAAFNFSPTDKPRGVDVHPHKGFETVTVAYKGSVAHHDSAGNSGVIHPGDVQWMTAGAGILHKEYHEETFAAEGGVFEMVQLWVNLPKKDKSAQPHYQSLTKENIGKVVLPGNGGEVNVIAGNFNGNAGAAETYTDVNLFNVKLNSGASLTTGIPASHNSALLVVEGGITVNGKEIEEHSFVLFKNDGEEVEISATKDSTILILSGEPIQEPIASYGPFVMNTQAEIYEAMEEFQNGKYGVLN; this is translated from the coding sequence ATGAAAAAGTCAATTGAAAGAGTGATTACCCGTCCCACACAAGCCGGTATGGTTGGCGATGGATTCAGGGTTTTTAATTTCATACCCCGCGGTGTTACCCAGCAAAGGTTAAGTCCTTTTTTAATGCTTGATTTTGCGGCAGCCTTTAATTTTTCACCCACTGATAAACCCCGTGGTGTTGACGTACACCCACACAAAGGTTTTGAAACAGTTACAGTTGCCTACAAAGGCAGTGTGGCCCATCATGATAGTGCCGGTAACAGTGGTGTTATTCATCCCGGCGATGTACAATGGATGACAGCCGGGGCCGGTATTTTGCACAAAGAATATCATGAAGAGACTTTCGCTGCCGAAGGAGGTGTTTTTGAAATGGTACAATTGTGGGTGAATTTGCCTAAAAAGGATAAATCTGCTCAGCCCCATTATCAATCCCTGACCAAAGAAAATATAGGTAAAGTGGTGTTGCCCGGCAATGGCGGGGAAGTAAATGTTATTGCCGGTAATTTTAATGGTAATGCAGGTGCTGCTGAAACCTACACGGATGTCAATCTTTTTAATGTAAAGCTGAATAGCGGCGCCAGCTTAACAACGGGTATTCCTGCCAGTCATAATTCAGCACTGCTGGTAGTAGAAGGAGGTATTACGGTAAACGGTAAAGAAATTGAGGAGCATAGCTTTGTATTGTTTAAAAATGATGGAGAAGAGGTGGAAATATCTGCAACAAAAGATAGCACTATATTAATATTAAGCGGGGAACCTATCCAGGAGCCGATTGCCAGTTATGGTCCCTTTGTAATGAATACGCAGGCAGAAATTTATGAAGCGATGGAAGAATTTCAAAATGGAAAGTATGGTGTGTTGAATTAG
- a CDS encoding Crp/Fnr family transcriptional regulator codes for MSFELLLQSISKRVTLNEEEQKVFTSFFRPRKLKKKTFLYQEGDIQQHIAFINSGCLRSYSIDKNGTEHILQFAPAGWWIADMQSLLNNAPSNLSIDAIEDSEVFLIKQSDIEDMYQALPQLERYFRILAERSLATSQQRLIDALSLTAVERYNNFCQRYPSLIQSIPQKYVASYIGITPEFMSKMLSQPMKKG; via the coding sequence ATGTCTTTCGAATTATTATTACAGAGCATTTCAAAACGGGTAACACTGAATGAAGAAGAGCAAAAAGTATTCACTTCCTTCTTCAGGCCCCGGAAACTGAAGAAAAAAACCTTTTTATACCAGGAAGGAGATATACAGCAACATATTGCGTTTATTAATTCCGGTTGTTTACGAAGTTATTCTATTGATAAAAACGGAACGGAGCATATTTTGCAGTTTGCTCCTGCCGGTTGGTGGATTGCGGATATGCAAAGCCTCCTCAATAATGCGCCGTCGAACCTGAGTATTGATGCCATAGAAGACAGCGAAGTGTTTTTGATAAAGCAATCGGATATAGAAGATATGTACCAGGCCCTGCCACAACTGGAACGCTATTTCAGGATACTGGCAGAGCGGTCCCTCGCTACCTCCCAGCAAAGATTGATAGATGCTTTAAGCCTCACCGCTGTGGAGCGCTACAATAACTTTTGCCAAAGATATCCGTCTCTTATACAAAGTATTCCCCAGAAGTATGTTGCCTCTTATATTGGTATCACGCCGGAGTTCATGAGTAAGATGCTGAGTCAGCCGATGAAGAAGGGTTAG
- a CDS encoding alpha-ketoacid dehydrogenase subunit alpha/beta, producing MLFDRKNLSNAQLIQMYRSLVYPRLIEEKMLVLLRQGKVSKWFSGIGQEAIAVGATLALQQNEWIMPLHRNLGVFTTRQMPLHQLFNQWQGNQNGYSKGRERSFHFGSRAHHICGMISHLGPQLAIADGIALANKLGQKEKVSLAFTGEGGTSEGDFHEALNLAAVWDLPVIFLIENNGYALSTPTNEQYRCINLAEKAKGYGIEGITIDGNNLLTVYDTVRGVRDYCLKNQKPYLIECATFRMRGHEEASGTKYVPSALFELWEKKDPVANFEQYLIGESVLTEEEIGSVRDSFKAAIEEELKLADAKALPLVVDTAVEVSDVYAPHEQVDLFYTADSNVSEKRFIEAVKEGLQQSLRLHDNLLIMGQDIAEYGGAFKVTEGLLEEFGKDRIRNTPICESVVVGAALGLSLEGYKSVVEMQFADFATMAFNQIVNNLAKLYYRWGQQADVVIRMPTGGGVGAGPFHSQSNEAWFTHVPGLKVVYPATPADAKGLLIAAINDPNPVLFFEHKALYRSLSAPVPDKSFEVSIGKARWVQQGDDIAIITYGMGVIWAEEYAASHPEVSIAILDLRTLLPLDYEAIKEAAESTGKVLVLHEDTLTGGIGAEIAAWIGEHCFNRLDAPVTRCASLDTPVPFNKDLEANFMAHARLETCIRNLLNF from the coding sequence ATGCTTTTCGACAGGAAAAATCTTTCTAATGCGCAGCTCATCCAAATGTACCGGAGCCTGGTATATCCGCGGCTTATCGAGGAAAAAATGCTGGTATTACTGCGCCAGGGAAAAGTGAGCAAGTGGTTTAGCGGGATTGGCCAGGAGGCGATAGCAGTAGGGGCAACGCTGGCGCTTCAACAGAACGAGTGGATCATGCCCCTGCATAGAAACCTGGGTGTGTTTACCACCCGGCAAATGCCCTTACACCAGTTATTCAACCAGTGGCAGGGTAACCAGAACGGCTATAGTAAGGGCCGCGAAAGAAGCTTTCATTTCGGAAGCAGGGCGCACCATATTTGCGGTATGATCTCACATTTGGGTCCACAGCTGGCTATTGCCGATGGTATTGCATTGGCTAATAAGCTGGGTCAAAAAGAAAAAGTATCCCTGGCTTTTACAGGCGAAGGAGGTACCAGTGAGGGCGATTTTCATGAAGCTTTAAATTTGGCAGCCGTTTGGGATTTGCCTGTGATTTTTTTAATAGAAAATAATGGGTATGCGCTGAGCACACCCACTAATGAACAGTATCGGTGCATTAACCTGGCAGAGAAAGCCAAAGGCTATGGTATAGAAGGTATCACAATCGACGGCAATAATCTTTTAACTGTTTACGATACGGTTAGAGGGGTACGGGATTATTGCCTCAAAAATCAAAAACCTTATTTAATTGAGTGCGCCACTTTCCGTATGCGTGGACATGAAGAAGCGAGCGGCACCAAATATGTACCCTCAGCGCTATTTGAGCTTTGGGAAAAGAAAGATCCTGTCGCCAACTTTGAACAATATCTTATCGGGGAGAGCGTGTTAACGGAAGAGGAAATAGGCTCAGTCAGGGATAGTTTTAAAGCCGCAATTGAAGAAGAGCTGAAGCTGGCAGATGCAAAGGCGCTTCCTCTTGTTGTCGACACAGCGGTTGAGGTGAGCGATGTATATGCTCCTCATGAGCAGGTTGACTTGTTCTACACAGCTGATAGTAATGTTTCGGAGAAGCGTTTTATAGAAGCCGTTAAAGAAGGTCTTCAGCAATCGTTGAGGTTACATGATAACCTGTTGATAATGGGACAGGACATTGCGGAATATGGCGGCGCCTTTAAGGTGACCGAAGGCTTATTGGAGGAATTTGGAAAAGACAGGATCCGCAATACTCCGATTTGTGAGAGCGTAGTGGTGGGGGCTGCATTGGGACTGAGTTTGGAAGGTTATAAATCAGTAGTAGAAATGCAGTTTGCAGATTTTGCCACCATGGCTTTTAACCAGATCGTTAATAACCTGGCGAAATTATATTACCGTTGGGGACAGCAGGCCGATGTGGTCATACGCATGCCTACGGGTGGTGGTGTTGGTGCAGGGCCTTTTCATAGCCAAAGCAATGAGGCCTGGTTTACACATGTGCCTGGTTTGAAGGTTGTGTATCCGGCTACCCCTGCCGATGCAAAAGGCCTGTTGATCGCGGCTATCAATGATCCCAACCCGGTATTATTTTTTGAGCATAAAGCTTTATACCGCAGTCTCTCCGCTCCTGTGCCCGATAAAAGTTTTGAAGTGTCCATTGGTAAAGCCAGGTGGGTACAGCAAGGGGATGATATCGCTATTATCACTTATGGAATGGGTGTTATTTGGGCCGAGGAATATGCAGCATCGCATCCCGAGGTATCCATCGCAATCCTGGACCTGAGAACCCTTTTGCCGCTGGATTATGAGGCAATCAAAGAAGCCGCAGAAAGCACCGGCAAAGTGCTGGTATTGCATGAAGACACGTTGACGGGTGGCATTGGTGCAGAAATAGCGGCCTGGATTGGTGAGCATTGCTTTAACCGGCTGGATGCCCCGGTAACGAGGTGTGCATCCCTGGATACACCGGTACCTTTTAATAAAGACCTGGAAGCGAATTTTATGGCCCATGCCAGGTTGGAAACATGTATTCGTAATTTACTGAATTTTTAA
- a CDS encoding DUF4421 family protein, whose product MRKAILFSFFIVAALSLHAQYRSERYDTSYYISYRHKLTLGAIAAKKNTVFKTDASSAENSLKYLSNSPGRLGISGSHDFVGLAATFGVGRLDPSYKPERGKTKQTNLQLSITGRKVLADIYFQNYKGLYVNSGYNIAPVGLPNYTRPDIETRLYGTTVNLIQNSRKFSAQAAFLLDAWQRRSAGSLLYGGEFFYGSAKGDSAFIPFQLKDEFPHANVSKLDFITFGPGVGYGYTLVVKKHFFATAIASFNADVSYIKEQDDNHTQHSFWKFNPNLKAKGAIGYNSENWGIAFSYVSNRLFFKGLEGDSRYLNYNDNYKLMYARRINAGKSIPKLTRFAGKIINKVGLGFLIN is encoded by the coding sequence ATGCGAAAAGCCATACTGTTTAGTTTTTTTATTGTAGCAGCTCTAAGCCTGCATGCCCAGTACAGATCTGAACGGTATGATACCAGTTACTATATTTCGTATCGCCATAAATTAACGTTAGGCGCCATTGCTGCCAAAAAGAACACGGTTTTTAAAACGGATGCTTCCAGTGCCGAAAACTCTTTAAAGTATTTATCCAACAGTCCCGGCCGGCTGGGTATTTCGGGCTCTCACGACTTTGTGGGCCTGGCCGCTACTTTTGGTGTTGGCCGCCTGGATCCGTCTTATAAACCCGAAAGAGGTAAAACCAAGCAAACCAACCTGCAGCTGAGTATTACGGGCCGGAAAGTGTTGGCCGATATTTATTTTCAAAATTATAAAGGTCTTTATGTAAACAGCGGGTACAATATTGCACCGGTGGGTTTGCCTAATTATACCCGGCCCGATATTGAAACCCGTCTTTACGGAACTACGGTGAACCTGATCCAAAACAGCCGGAAATTTAGTGCACAGGCGGCCTTTTTACTCGATGCCTGGCAAAGACGATCTGCCGGTTCTTTATTGTATGGCGGCGAGTTCTTTTATGGTTCGGCTAAAGGAGACAGTGCTTTTATTCCTTTTCAGCTTAAAGATGAGTTTCCTCATGCAAATGTTTCGAAGCTGGATTTTATTACGTTCGGTCCCGGGGTGGGATACGGTTATACGCTGGTAGTTAAAAAGCACTTTTTCGCTACCGCTATTGCTTCCTTCAATGCGGATGTCAGCTATATTAAAGAGCAGGATGACAACCATACGCAGCATTCGTTCTGGAAATTCAACCCAAACCTGAAGGCAAAGGGGGCCATTGGCTATAATAGCGAAAACTGGGGTATTGCTTTTTCTTATGTCTCCAACCGGTTGTTTTTTAAGGGCCTGGAGGGCGACTCCCGCTACCTGAACTATAATGACAACTACAAATTAATGTACGCCCGGCGTATCAATGCCGGTAAATCCATTCCGAAACTCACCAGGTTTGCAGGTAAGATTATTAATAAGGTGGGATTGGGATTCCTGATTAATTAA
- a CDS encoding M16 family metallopeptidase: MLNRTIAPAIVDAVNFNLQLQPYQKYVLRNGVEVYAIDAGSEEVLQIEWVFSAGNWFEEKNLEAGVTNFLLKNGTTSKTAFEINEHFEYYGAYLNRNSGSEYSSVTLHCLSKHIEKLLPVVRDIFSESTLLQSEMDIAIQNMKQKLDVNLKKSSFVAGRLIDTYLFGEHHPYGQFSRHEDFDALTREGLLHFYQQYYKKGQFKLFVAGKLPANIKTLLDHYFGDFDNLAPADKQHIVAPDLQKKHRVINDEKSAQGSIRLARHFENRHHPDFLKAQVLNVVLGGFFGSRLMANIREEKGYTYGIHSYLMGNKRENGWMITTEAGRDVSEATISEVYREMEILRDEAVDEEELMLVKNFMMGSILGDLDGPFQMIARWKNVILNDLDNEFFNRYISNIKNITAGELQETANKYLLPEDFYELVVV; this comes from the coding sequence ATGCTTAACAGAACTATAGCGCCGGCTATTGTTGACGCGGTAAATTTTAATCTACAGTTACAACCCTATCAAAAATATGTTTTACGAAACGGCGTAGAGGTCTATGCCATAGATGCAGGCTCGGAGGAAGTATTACAAATAGAATGGGTATTTAGTGCCGGCAACTGGTTTGAAGAGAAAAACCTGGAAGCGGGGGTTACCAATTTTTTGTTGAAGAATGGCACTACTTCTAAAACCGCATTCGAAATCAATGAGCACTTTGAATATTATGGCGCATACTTAAACCGCAACAGCGGGTCGGAATACTCGTCTGTAACCCTTCACTGCCTGTCAAAACATATTGAAAAATTGCTGCCGGTAGTGAGAGATATTTTCTCGGAGTCTACCCTGCTGCAGAGCGAAATGGATATAGCCATCCAGAACATGAAACAAAAACTGGATGTAAACCTGAAGAAAAGCAGCTTTGTGGCGGGGAGATTGATAGATACTTATCTGTTTGGAGAACACCATCCCTATGGTCAATTCAGCAGGCACGAAGATTTTGATGCACTGACGAGGGAAGGTCTGCTCCATTTTTATCAACAGTACTATAAAAAAGGACAGTTTAAGTTGTTCGTGGCGGGTAAACTGCCTGCCAACATCAAAACACTGCTGGATCACTATTTTGGCGATTTTGATAACCTGGCTCCTGCCGACAAACAACATATTGTTGCGCCCGATCTTCAAAAAAAGCACCGGGTGATCAATGATGAGAAAAGTGCACAGGGTTCCATCCGGTTGGCGAGGCATTTTGAAAACCGTCATCATCCCGACTTTTTGAAGGCGCAGGTATTGAACGTGGTATTGGGTGGATTCTTTGGTAGTCGACTGATGGCCAATATCCGTGAAGAGAAAGGTTATACCTATGGTATACATAGTTACCTGATGGGTAATAAACGGGAGAATGGATGGATGATTACTACCGAAGCCGGACGTGATGTAAGTGAAGCCACCATTAGCGAAGTGTATAGGGAAATGGAAATTCTTCGGGATGAAGCGGTGGATGAAGAGGAATTAATGCTGGTGAAAAACTTTATGATGGGCTCTATATTGGGCGACCTGGATGGACCCTTCCAGATGATTGCCCGCTGGAAGAACGTTATTCTAAACGATCTGGACAATGAGTTTTTCAACCGCTATATTTCTAATATTAAAAATATTACCGCGGGGGAATTACAGGAAACCGCTAACAAATATTTGTTGCCTGAAGATTTTTATGAGCTGGTGGTGGTGTAG
- a CDS encoding sensor histidine kinase has protein sequence MKAKEIYNKVEFWLVSILAAIFVFTLLVMSKDANDGSHSYWRFHEYNIRFNFYKHLFVPYLAQIIIYYSAFVFLTRYASEIKDEWTKTGSVFGSFLIAATLISITNTYIDGWKFAQFDTKDEVYNDVFTDGFTTVAIIYILFIAYYSLKEVLFTVLKGRKLNAQGKKGFLFTFLALACWLSIFAILMANSAHEVAAFWMVGVPYAALLIFLHSRFLIPLAGERKYKSRSYWLRIIPIIFLLNLLAAGIAYGIAGHGEYGAYLAVFLVLGFFFVIPLSWYIARNQVEKEVLQTALGSSQANLSFLRSQINPHFLFNALNTLYGTALQENADRTGEGIQKLGDMMRFMLHENMQEKISLAREIDYLNNYIDLQKLRTVTSPNIMIQTNIEEQLNRLDISPMLLIPFVENAFKHGISLQQPSFINISLHTKDHMLYFDVNNSVHVKNEYDPERMKSGIGLQNVKQRLALLYPKRHELIIRESAKEFFIHLTINL, from the coding sequence ATGAAAGCAAAAGAAATATATAACAAAGTCGAATTCTGGCTGGTAAGCATTTTGGCCGCAATATTCGTTTTCACCTTATTGGTTATGAGTAAAGATGCCAATGATGGCAGCCATAGCTATTGGAGATTTCATGAATATAATATCCGTTTCAATTTTTATAAACATCTTTTTGTCCCCTACCTGGCGCAGATCATTATTTATTACTCAGCTTTTGTTTTTCTAACAAGGTATGCCAGCGAAATAAAGGACGAATGGACCAAAACCGGTTCGGTATTCGGGTCCTTCTTAATTGCTGCCACGCTGATATCCATTACCAATACTTATATAGATGGATGGAAGTTTGCTCAATTTGACACCAAAGACGAAGTGTATAACGACGTATTCACCGACGGCTTTACAACTGTTGCTATTATTTACATTTTATTTATTGCCTACTATTCGCTTAAAGAGGTACTGTTTACGGTTCTAAAAGGCAGAAAACTAAACGCACAGGGGAAAAAGGGATTTTTGTTTACATTTTTAGCCCTGGCTTGCTGGCTTTCCATTTTCGCAATACTAATGGCCAATAGTGCTCACGAGGTAGCTGCCTTCTGGATGGTGGGCGTTCCTTATGCAGCACTGCTTATATTTTTGCATTCCCGCTTTTTAATCCCCCTGGCTGGTGAAAGAAAATATAAAAGCCGCTCCTACTGGCTGCGTATCATTCCTATTATTTTCCTGCTAAACCTGCTGGCTGCGGGAATCGCTTATGGCATCGCCGGTCATGGTGAATATGGCGCTTACCTTGCAGTTTTCCTGGTTCTCGGATTTTTCTTTGTCATTCCATTAAGCTGGTACATTGCCAGAAACCAGGTTGAAAAAGAAGTGTTGCAAACAGCGCTGGGCTCATCGCAGGCCAACCTGAGTTTTTTACGCTCGCAGATCAATCCTCATTTCTTGTTTAATGCATTAAATACGCTGTACGGTACCGCCTTACAGGAAAATGCAGACCGCACCGGAGAAGGCATTCAAAAACTGGGCGATATGATGCGGTTTATGTTACATGAAAACATGCAGGAAAAAATATCACTGGCGCGTGAGATAGACTACCTGAATAATTATATCGATCTGCAAAAGCTTCGTACTGTTACAAGCCCCAATATTATGATACAAACCAATATTGAAGAACAGCTCAACCGGTTGGATATTTCTCCCATGCTGCTGATACCTTTTGTGGAAAATGCATTTAAACACGGAATCAGTTTGCAACAACCATCGTTTATCAATATTTCATTGCATACCAAAGATCATATGTTGTATTTCGATGTAAACAACAGTGTGCATGTAAAGAACGAGTATGATCCTGAAAGAATGAAAAGCGGCATCGGATTGCAAAATGTAAAACAAAGACTGGCACTGCTGTATCCTAAAAGACATGAGTTGATTATCAGGGAAAGCGCAAAAGAGTTTTTTATACACTTAACGATTAATCTATAA
- a CDS encoding LytR/AlgR family response regulator transcription factor: protein MIAIAIDDEPIALEVIKSHAAKVPFVDLKATFTNAFEAIGFLQKNKTDLLFLDIKMPDISGIEFFKSLTNPPMVIFTTAYSEHAVEGFEVSAIDYLLKPFSLSRFLKACTKANELLSFKSGVSRHTDHIFLKDGYEQVKIMFDDILYIEASGNYLNIFLKDQPKIMTRSTINDLAMQLPENDFTRVHRSYIVNNRHIEKYNKQAVFIGFTEIPIGNTYQFPAK, encoded by the coding sequence TTGATCGCCATAGCTATAGATGATGAGCCGATTGCCCTGGAAGTAATTAAAAGTCATGCCGCTAAAGTTCCTTTTGTTGATTTAAAGGCTACTTTCACCAATGCTTTTGAAGCCATCGGCTTCCTACAAAAAAATAAAACGGATCTGTTATTCCTGGATATTAAAATGCCGGACATCAGCGGCATCGAGTTTTTCAAATCACTAACCAACCCGCCGATGGTTATTTTTACTACGGCTTACAGTGAGCATGCGGTGGAAGGATTTGAGGTAAGTGCTATAGATTATTTATTAAAACCCTTCTCGCTGTCAAGATTCCTGAAAGCCTGTACCAAGGCCAATGAGCTACTGTCCTTCAAGTCAGGAGTCAGCCGGCACACAGATCATATTTTTTTGAAAGATGGTTACGAGCAGGTAAAAATTATGTTTGATGATATTTTATACATCGAAGCATCCGGCAACTACCTGAATATCTTTTTAAAAGATCAGCCAAAGATAATGACGCGGTCTACTATTAACGACCTGGCTATGCAATTACCTGAAAATGACTTTACCCGGGTACACAGAAGCTATATAGTAAACAACAGGCATATAGAAAAGTACAACAAGCAGGCTGTTTTTATCGGCTTTACAGAAATTCCTATAGGCAACACTTACCAGTTTCCTGCAAAATAA
- a CDS encoding M16 family metallopeptidase: MVQFEKFVLENGLKVIVHQDQSTPLAVMNILYDVGARDEDPSQTGFAHLFEHLMFGGSVNIPEYDEPLQMAGGENNAYTTNDLTNYYIQLPSENLETAFWLESDRMLSLAFSEKSLEVQRKVVCEEFKEHYIDKPYGDAWFKMRELAYKNHPYKWMTIGKQLSHIEEARLQDVKDFFFKHYRPNNAVMVVAGNVETSQVKALAEKWFGDIEAGEKRDRNLPVEATQNEARTEEVKADVPLDGFYKAWHIEGRLSDQYHAMDLLTDILGGGESSRLYQKLVKELQLFVSIQCYHFGSIDPGLLTIEGKLVKGVDIKAAEAAVEAILQEIKDNLITNEELEKVKNKTESIMAFEDMSVLNRATSLAFYELLGDANLMNTELQKYAAVSVAAINKAAKQILTEENSSTLYYLSKTK, translated from the coding sequence ATGGTTCAGTTTGAAAAGTTTGTATTAGAGAATGGGTTAAAGGTGATTGTGCACCAGGATCAATCGACACCACTGGCGGTAATGAATATTTTATACGATGTGGGAGCCCGCGACGAAGATCCGTCTCAAACCGGCTTTGCGCATTTATTCGAACACCTGATGTTTGGCGGCTCGGTAAACATACCAGAGTATGATGAGCCTTTACAAATGGCCGGGGGAGAGAACAATGCTTACACTACCAACGATCTGACTAATTACTATATCCAGCTGCCTTCCGAAAACCTGGAAACCGCTTTTTGGCTGGAAAGCGATCGCATGTTATCATTGGCGTTTAGCGAAAAAAGCCTCGAAGTACAACGTAAAGTGGTTTGCGAAGAGTTTAAAGAACATTATATCGATAAACCATACGGGGATGCCTGGTTTAAAATGCGGGAGCTCGCATATAAAAATCATCCCTATAAATGGATGACCATTGGCAAGCAGCTTTCTCATATTGAAGAGGCCCGGCTTCAGGATGTAAAAGATTTCTTCTTTAAGCATTACCGCCCTAATAATGCGGTAATGGTGGTAGCCGGAAATGTAGAAACCAGCCAGGTAAAAGCATTGGCTGAAAAATGGTTTGGTGATATAGAGGCGGGAGAGAAAAGAGATCGCAACCTGCCAGTTGAGGCTACTCAAAATGAAGCAAGAACAGAAGAAGTGAAAGCCGATGTTCCCCTGGATGGGTTTTATAAAGCCTGGCATATTGAAGGACGTTTGAGCGATCAGTACCATGCTATGGATCTGTTGACAGACATTTTAGGCGGCGGAGAATCTTCCAGGTTATACCAGAAGCTGGTGAAAGAGCTGCAGTTATTTGTCAGCATTCAATGTTATCATTTTGGCAGCATCGACCCGGGGTTATTAACTATTGAAGGTAAGCTGGTAAAAGGGGTAGATATCAAAGCAGCAGAAGCCGCTGTTGAAGCTATTTTACAGGAGATTAAAGATAATTTAATAACGAATGAAGAGCTGGAAAAAGTGAAGAACAAAACCGAAAGCATAATGGCTTTTGAAGACATGAGCGTGCTTAACCGCGCCACCAGCCTGGCTTTCTACGAGTTACTGGGCGACGCAAATTTGATGAATACCGAGTTACAGAAATATGCAGCAGTAAGTGTGGCCGCCATTAACAAAGCTGCAAAACAAATCCTGACAGAGGAAAACAGCAGTACCTTATATTATTTATCCAAAACGAAATAA